The sequence TTTTGCCAAACTTGAATCCCCCGAGCGAAAGTCCCTCCAGAACATTGACGATTTTCTTGGTCTGGTGCGCAACTTGCGTTGGCGTATCTGCGCTGATATCGGCTGCGGTATAGGGTTCTATACTCTCCCCATGGCCGAGAAGTGGAAGAACTCCCGTCAGATCATCGCTGTGGACCGCAGTACGCCGGCCCTTGAAGAATTGGACAAGAGGGTCGATAGCCTGGAGTTGACCAATATCCAGATCCGTCAGACGGTGAGTGACCGGATCCCCATCGATGACGCCACGGTGGATCTCGTCAACCTCGGTAACGTTTATCACGAGGTCAAGGGAAGGCTGAACTTTTTAAAAGAGATCTACCGTATCCTCAAACCCGGAGGGACCCTCCTGGTCATCGACTGGGATCCCGAGGAAGACCTGGGTGTCGGCCCGCCTGTCAGGGAGAGAGTGTCGAAAGGGCAGATCCTCCAGGACCTCGCCTTCGCGGATTTCGACAGCGTCAGGGAACATTTTGTTTTCGTGGGGCATTACGCCATGACGGCGAAAAGGCCGGGAAAAAAATAGCGGACGGACAACTTCCCTGAGATTTATACATTTAAAAGGTCTGTGGACTTTCGAGCCACAGACCTTTTTCTTCTTTCGTATTGTCCGTCCGGAAGGGGTGACGCGGAGAAAGGGTGACGCGGGGAAAGATGTTTCACTGCGGCCCCCCTTCCGGTTTTTTTCTCCGTGTCTCCGTGTCCCCGTGTCGTCGACCCTCATTTGAGGATCGACCTGATCTCCCTCTCCCACTGCGCGGGGTCGTGGACGAGCCAGGTCATGGTCCCATGGGGGTCTCCCACTCCCCTGACCTTGATAGTCAACAGCGGAATGCTGTAGCTCATATCCCTGAAAGAGCCCTTGAGGCTGACCTCGGCGATGGTAGCCCGGGGCAGGGTGATGGCCTTCCGGGGGAACCATGGCAGAAAAAAGAGCTTTGTGTCGGTAACGGCGAGAACACCGCTGGTCCGCGGGGGAAGGTTAGGCCCGGGGAAATCGGCTCCCAGATAGCTGGCGTTGTCGGTTGTCATGCGGACCGTTTCACCGGCGAGGGCCGCCCCGGCGGCTTTAACGGCCCCTTTCCTCAGGACCCTTGCCGCGAGTTTGAGACCCAGCATAAGGGCCAGCCATGCGGCAACAATGACGATGATGACGATAATGAATGTTTTCATGGGAGGAATTTATCAGAAATGTATGGGACAAGCTATGATCTGTTAGGTGATAGGTTACAGCGCGGTTTCTTTATTCTCCCTCTCCCCCTCATGCAGGTTCACTTCGTTATCCTTCCTCCCCCTGCCAATAGCCCCTTTCCTTATTCTCCCTCTCCCCCTCATGTAGGCTCACTTCCTTATCCTTCCTCCCCCCATGGCTCGCCGAAGCTCTATGCGAAGGCGGCTGCTGAGGGGGGAGGATCGAGGTGGGGGTGAGAGAAACCTGCCCGGGGGAAGCGATCCCGGGTAACTGATGGCAGAGCCTGAGACTGCTTCGGGCAGTTGCCACCTCGCAGTGACACCCACTGAAGCTTTGCGATTCCAGGCCACCGAAACTGAACCTGCACAAGATGGATGTGTCTTCTTGACCTTTCTGCGTGCTGAAGGTCACGAGTCATACACAGTGGATATGGACGAGCCGGCCACCGAGGCGGACAATAGTTCGGCCCGGATGGCGTACAAGGGGTTTCGCGGCTACAAACGGAATTCGGACCCGTCCCCTTGCCACTTTCCCCTTTCCATCTTCTCTTCTCCCTCCTCTTCCCCTCTTCCCATCAGCTCCTCTTCTACCTATAATACGCACCGTGCCGGAGTGGCGGAACTGGTAGACGCAGAGGACTCAAAATCCTCCGGGGGCAACCCCGTCCCGGTTCGATTCCGGGCTTCGGCACCAGCCCTCGACAGGCTCGGGGTCAATAGGGAATGCACTGCTTGAGCCTGTCGGGGGGTGGTAGTCCTGAGCAAGGACCGGGCGAGGTGCCGGCAGCAGGGGCACCGAGAGAGGGACGCGTCGAAGGGCACCTGAATCAGGTCCCAGGTTACAGGTAAGCCTTTGCAAGAGTCCTTTCCACTTTCCACCCCTTCGGTCACGCCGTCCGTCTTCGTTCTTCGAACTTCACCGTGACAAGTTGGCGTGACTCAGGGCCTTCGGCTTTCCGCTTTCCACTTGTTTTTCCCTTCCCCCCTCTTTTCCTCCCGTGCCCGCTTCTGTTATAAGGGCATGGTGTTACTCTCACCGGGGGGCCGATCCATGAAACGTTTTAAAGTAGCCCTTATTGAGGATAATCCGGATCACGTTTTTCTCATCACCAGGACCATTGAAGGCTGCGAGGATCTCGGGGAGCTGCGCGTTTTCAGCACGGCCGAGGAGGCCCTGAGGAAACTTTCCGGGGGAGACGACAACAGTTTCGTTCCCGATTTCCTCCTGGTGGACCTTAAACTGCCCGGGATGAGCGGACAGGAGTTCCTCCACCGACTGCACAGTTCCGGTGAGTTGGCGAAGATGCCGGCCTTCGTGCTGACAAGTTCAGATCGCCTCAAGGACCGGCTGGAGTGCGAGGAGCTCGGCGCCCTTGGTTACTTCCTCAAACCGCTCCTTGATGACGACCTGGACACGATCATTAAGCGTTTGGTAAGTGCTGATCCTCTCCGACAGCGATGAAGACGCGTGCACCCGGCCTATATTCAGGATCATCTTTGCGCACCAAAGATATTTACAAATTGAGTAATTTTTTACACAATCCTGTTCTGGAACGATACTGGTCCTGATCTTTTCCTGGTCTGCGGATTACTTGATTGGAGAATGCCGATATCTTTACCATGGGTAATGAAAACAGCAGGAAAGCCCACACGCTACTGGTCATCGAGGACGATCTGAACATACAGGCTCTCCTGAAGCACACCCTTATCGGTGACGGCTACCACGTGATGGCCGCATCTGATTGTGCCGAAGCCCTCACCCAGTTCGACCGGGGGGCGGTTCCGGAACTCATTATCCTGGACCTCATGCTCCCCGGTATGTCAGGCCTTGAGTTCCTCGAACTGGTCCGGCGCCGCTATCCACACATCAAAACCGTCGTCATTTCGGCCACTGAAGGTATTGACACCGTGGTCAAGGCCATGAGGCTAGGGGCCCTCGATTACATACACAAGCCGTTCAAGATGCAGGAGATCAAGGTGGCCGTCAACGAGGCCCTCCAGTTTCGCGAACTCCAGATGGAACTCGAGTACCTCAAGCGGAAGTCCACTTTCCGGGACGAGATCCCGTTCCTGTACAACAGCAACTCCATGGCCGAAATAATGGAAACGATCCAGCAGGTGGCGGCCACCAACGTTCCCGTCCTGGTCACGGGTGAAAGCGGAGTGGGCAAGGAGGTCGTCGCCAGGGAGATCCACCAGCGGTCCCAGCGGTCCCAGGGGCCCTTCGTGAAGGTCAATTGCGCCGCCATACCCTCCAACCTCCTGGAGGGCGAGCTTTTCGGTTTTGAAAAGGGAGCCTTTACCGGGGCGGTCGCTTCCAAACCCGCCCGGTTCGAAAAGGCCGAGAACGGGACGCTCTTTCTCGACGAGATCGGGGAACTGGCCCAGGAGATCCAGGCCAAGTTTCTCCATGTTCTCCAGGATGGCGCGTTCAACCGGCTTGGAAGCAACCGGATGCAGCGCTCCAACGCCCGCATCATCGTCGCCACCAACCAGGATGTCGAAGAGCTGGTTCGATCGGGCCGGTTCAGGCCTGATCTGTACTTCAGGCTCAACGTCATCAGGATCCACATCCCGCCCCTGAGAGAAAGGAGGTCGGACATACCGCTGCTGGCGGACAACTTCCTGGCCATTAACAGCCAGAAGTTCGGCAAGTTCGTAAGCTTTGACGACGAGACCATGGAGTTCCTGATGCGACATGACTGGCCTGGTAACGTACGGGAGCTGCAGAACGCGGTGAGCCGTTATGTGGTTCTTGGCAAGCTGGTGGAAAGCGGCCAGGCCACCGATGTCATACCGGTTAGATCAAGCGTCGATACCAGGACCGCTGCGGAACCCGGCCCGGATGATCGGCAGGATTCCCCGCAGGACGATCCACCGGAAGTCGTGAGTCTCAAGCAGGTGGCCAGGGAGGCCGCCCTGAAGGCGGAGCGGGAAGCGATCCTCAGGGTCCTCGAAGCCACGAAGTGGAACAAGTCCAGGGCCGCCAAGGTTCTCAAGATCAGCTATAAGGCCCTCCTTTACAAGATCAGGGATTGCGGGATCGACCAAACCGACACGACTGGGTAAACTTTTCCATACTAAATAAACTTTTACCTATTTTGTGTTTTTTTATGCCCACAAACTGCCGTCCGGTTGTAATATGTGCCGGAAGAAGATATTTACATGAGCCATCCGCCAACGTGAGTGTATTTATTTACCTTTAATATCATCGCTTCTCTCGTTTTCGGTTCCCGCCCGACATTTTTCATGCAAAACTCATCCGCACTGGCATATATCTTGCTTTTCCCGGACTGTCTCTTCGCCGAGAATGGAGCCAGAGTCCCGGCAGGACTTTGGCGACCCTGTTAACGTCAGACCTGCAGACCCATGAAAATCCAAGGGAGCCGACATGAGGATCCTCATCGCCTCTGACAATTCCTCCGTTCCGGATTACCGGGACTGGCTGGCAACCGATCTGAAAGCGGCGGTGGAGATCTGCCGGGATACGGGGGACCTCCTCAGGAAATTGAGGGGGAACCCGTGCGACTGCCTGATCTTCGAGTGCCACCGGAACAGCTGGCAGGATGTGGAGCTCCTGGGCATCGTGCGTGAGCGGTTCCCGGAAACGCCCGTCGTTTTTGTTTGCAACAGCTTCGAGGAAGATGCCGTGGGCATCATGCGCATGGGAGTATCCGACTACCTGGTACCTCCGCTGAACCGACAGCAACTTGTCGGAAGCATCCGGAAACTGGGCCAGGCAGGCACCGGACGGAATATCCCGAAGGAGACCGTCCGCCACATCGATTCGGCGGGCGAACAGGCCCCCGTGCCGGAAGAGATCGTTTTCGGCGGATCGGCAAAAATGGAGGCGTTAAAATCGGTCATGGACAAGATCCTGGATGCGGACCTGCCGGTTCTCATCACGGGGGAAAGCGGTACGGGGAAGGAAATGATCGCCCAGTACATCTACAACCGCTCCAGCCGAAAGGGGCCCATTGTCAAGGTCAACTGCGCTGCTATCCCCTCCGAGCTTCTGGAAAGCGAGCTGTTCGGATATGAAAAGGGCGCCTTTACCGGAGCATACCGGCGCAAGCCGGGAAAGTTCGAGGTCGCCGACGGCGGGGCGCTGTTCCTGGATGAGATCAGCGAACTGTCCTATCCCCTCCAGTCCAAGCTGCTCCACGTTCTTCAGGACGGGACGTTCTCTACCCTGGGATCCACCGGGGAGGTTTCGGTGGACGTGCGCATCATCGCGGCCACCAACCAGGACCTCGAGGAGTGCGTGAGAAACGGGACCTTCAGGGACGACCTGTACTTTCGGCTCAATGTCGTCCACTTTCACATACCGCCCCTCAGGGAGCGGCTCGACCAGCTCGGGTCCCTCGTCGAATATTTTCTCGACAAGTTCTCCCGCCAGTACAACACCCGCCCCGTGCGGCTGAGCCCCGAAGTCCAGTCCTTCCTTTACACCTATCCCTGGCCGGGGAACATCCGCGAGCTCGAAAACGCCATCAGGAGAGCGACAGTGCTGGGGGGGGATAACCTGCTGGGCCACGTCAACGGCGAGAGGGTGAAAAATTACGGTTTCCCCGGGAACGCGGTTTTCGACAGCAGCCAGCGGGAATTGATGGGCTCCCGGGCCGACATCGATGTGAAAGCAGGCCCGGATCAGGCCCCCGCGATGACCCCTGAAAGGATCGACCTCAAAAAAGGGATCGACCTCAAACGAATCGCCAAGGAGGCGGCCCTCGCCGCTGAAAAAGAGGCGATCTCCAGGGTCCTGCAGCAGACGAGGTGGAACAGGAAGAAAACCGCCCAGATCCTGCAGGTCAGCTACAAGACCCTGCTCACCAAGATCAAGAGGACGGGACTCGATGAAGGCTAATAGAAAAATAGGTGTTGTCCTTGTACTGGTACTGTGTGTTTCCCTTGCGATGGGATCCGTCGGCTGGTGTGAGGGGGAGGCGTCCGCAGCCCAGGTAACCGGCAGTGGCGATTATCTCGTAGGCGCCGGCGACCTCATCGAGGTTATCGTGTGGAAAAACCCTGACGTGTCAGGGGAGTACAGGGTCAGGCCGGACGGCAAGTTCTCCATGCCCCTCATCGGCGATATCCTGGCCGAGGGGATGACCACGGACGTCGTCAGTATGCAGGTGGAAAAGAAGCTTCAGCTTTTCATCGAATCTCCCTACGTGAGTGCCATCGTGCGTGAGACTACCTCCAACCGGATCTACATCCTGGGTGAGGTGGCAAGGCCGGGCGTTTACCCTGTCGACAGCACTCTCTCGGTTCTTCAGGCTCTGGCGCTGGCCGGCGGGTTCACGGAGTTCGCCGACCGCGGCAGGATGCTTCTCGTCAGGGGTTCCGGGGCAGATCAACAGAAGATAACCATCAGCTACACCGAGATCCTCAAGTCTTCGGCGGATAAGGGCAACGTGGTTCTCGAGCGCGGCGACACCCTGGTGGTGCCGTGAGATGGACCACTTGGTCAGGAACTGCCAGGTATTGGCCCTTTATCGCGGTGCTGATCGTGGGGACAGGAGCAGCTGACATGGCGATGGCCCTGGATGTGAGTTTGACGGGACGCGCTGACTACACAGCCAGTGACAACATTGAGCGCGCCTCCGCCGGCAGCGAGATATCCGGGACCATCCTGACCCAGACGGTGGGGTTGGAGATCACGGAACCCTGGGGTCCCAAAACCCTGGACCTTCTCATCGAAGGAGGTTGGGAGACCGTTGAGGCTGCGACCTTGAACAACGAAGAGATCAGCCGTTTCAGGCTGGGCGCCCACCTTCCCTGGTCTTCCACCGGAGCTGCCGATCTTTCTATTGAAACCTCCCGGGAGACGGTCCCTCCCGATCCGGATGAACTGAATCAGGGGCGCCTGCTGACGGACCGGTCCCTGGCAGTGATCAACCTTGTCAGCCGAAACTCACCTATCTCCGGTTGGGAGATTGGCCTTTCGGCAAGGACGGAGGAGAGGGAGGATCGTGACCTGAAGGAGTCTGTCTCAGTGTTGACCATGTCGACAGCAATCGACAGGACCCATTCTATCGAGTGGATTGTCGGCCTGACGGATGGTGAGGATGCGGCGCTCGGAAACTCCTGGGTGGAGGATGAGGCCTCGATTGCCCTGAACCGGCGACTGTCTGCCTCATCATCGATGGTGTACCGACTGAGATGGGACGGGTCCCGGATCGAGGAAGCCGATACAGGTATCGAAAGATCTCAAAGGATCGGGGCTGGAGTCACTTATCGATGGCAAAGCTCCTCCCAGTGGCAGCAGGAATACGGGGTTTTTATCGACCAGGTGACCACCGGGAACGATGAAAGGTTTACGGAACCCGGGGTTCAGGTAGCTGTGGGCGGGGACCTCACACGGGAGGCCCGTTTAACGGTCAGCGCAAATTTTGAAACCCGGCTTCCGGACCCCCTCAGCGACCAGGTGACGTGGTCGAAAAACGCAACTCTTCAAACAGGCGTTGCCTGGACAGCTGCGAGGAACCTTTCTGTAGAACCAGTCGTTTTCTACAGGCGCACAGAACTTTTCGGAGATGAGACTGTCGACAGGGACGATGTGACGACCTCCTGCCAGGTCAGCATGATCTGGCAGCCTGGGCCGCGCTGGTCCGCCGGGTTGACCGCCTTGTCGGAAGTCAGAAACAGCTCTGATGAAGCTTACGACCTTAGCGAGAACAGGATCGGGATCAACCTGTCGGGGACTATGGATTAGCGGGTGCGGTGACGGCCGCCGAAACGGATACAGGGGCGAGATCGAATGCAGACTGAAAACACCGGCAACGAGATTCAAAAGATGATCGAGATCGGCTGGCGACGAAAATGGGTCATCCTGGTCCCGTTCATTGTGATCTCGGTTGCGGTTACCATGTACGGCCTTTACCTGCCCAACCAGTTCCGCAGCAGTTCGTCCATCTTCATCGAGCCCCAGCGGGTCCCTTCCGATTACGTTCGTTCAACGGTGACCACCGACATCGAGGACCGCATGCGGTCCATCACCCAGCAGCTGACAAGCCGCACCAAGCTCCTCAAGGTCATCAAGCAGCTTGACCTCTACCCCGGGATGATGGCGGAGGGGCTCCCAAGCGAGATGCTGGTGACGAGGATGAGAAAGGACCTCACAATCGAGGTCCCTGACCGCAGGGATGGCAACTTCTTCATGGTCCACTACATCCACAGTGACCCCACCAGGGCGATGCTGGCGGTGTCCAGCGTGGTGGCCCTCTTCATCGAGGAGAGCCTCCAGATTCGGGAACTGCAGGCCGAGGGGACGACCCTTTTCATCGAGGAGGAGCTGGAAAAGCTCAAGACCGTCCTCGAGGAGCAGGAACAGGCGATCCAGGAATACAAGAAAAGCTTCATGGGGGAGCTGCCGGACCAGCTGGACGCCAACCTGAGGATGCTCGACAACCTGCAGCTGCAGCTTTCCGGAAACCAGGAAGCCCAGCGGGAGGTGGGTGACCGGGTCATGCTCATAGAACGGGAAATAAGCCGCCTGGAAGGACAGATCAGCGTGGCTACCAGCATCACCAACTCAGCGGGGGAACAGCAGCCGGTCACCAACACGACCCTGGACCAGATCATCGGGCAGCGGGACGTCCTGCGCCAGAGAGTTGCCAACATGGAGGCGATCTACACCGATCGCCACCCGGACCTCATTGCCGCCCGCAAGGAGCTCAGCCGCCTGGAAGAGACCCTCGGGAGCGTGACCGAGAACCTTGCAGCCACCGATCAGCACCCGACGACACCGGCTCCGGTGAGCCGGATCCCGGCCTACTCTACGGAGATGACCAACCTGCGCCGCCAGCTCAACGAGACCCGGCCGCGTCTTTCCGCTCTCCAGGAGGAGGAAGCGAACCTTCGCCGGCGGATCGTCCAGTACCAGCGGCGGGTCGAGTCAGCGCCTGCGAGGGAGCAACAGCTCCTGGGACTGACACGGGACTACGAGAACACCAAGGCAAACTACGATGATCTTCTCAACAAGAAGCAGGAAGCCCGGCTCTCGGAGAACCTGGAAAAAAGGCAGAAAGGGGAAAAGTTCCAGATCCTCGACCAGGCCAACCTTCCGGAAAAACCGTTCCTGCCCAACCGGCCCAAGATCCTGGCCATGGGTTTCGCAGGCGGCCTGGGCCTGGGAGTGGGCCTGGCCATGCTCATGGAAACGTTGTTCCCGGCCTTTTACTCACTGCGCCAGCTCCAGGGCTCGGTCCACTACCCCATCGTCATGGGGCTTCCCTACCTGGATGCCCCGTCTGAACGCAAAAGGCACCGGGCAAGGAGGATCTACGTGGCCGTGGGCTGCGCCGCGGCAATGGTCGTCCTGCTGCTCATGGTCCAGCTCTTCCTGGTGGACCTTAAAGTAGTTTTACAAACCATAACCTTTAACATCAAAGGGATGCTGTGATGCCTGATCAGGACCTTTCCAGTGCGATCTCCCGAAACCTGATGCGTGAAAGCATGGACCTGGATCCGGCACGAACCGGGGCCGCGAGGAAGTTTCCCAAGCCGCTGCGGCTGGACGAGCGGATGGTGGTTTACCACAGGCCGAGATCCATCGAAAGCGAGTACTTCCGTTTCCTGAAGTCCAGGATCGAGTATGTCCTTGAGGGACAGGGGCCCACCGACCATGGGAAGGTGATCCTGGTGACGGGGGCCAACCTGGGTGCCGGGAAGACGGTGTGCGCCATCAACCTAGCCATGGTGTTCGCCAAGGCTTTCGGGCCCGAAGTCCTGCTCATGGACGCAGACAGCCGTCACACGTCCTGCCAGCGGTACCTGGGGATGTCCGACAAGGAACTGCCGGGATTTTCCGATGTGCTGACCCTGCAAAGGAGAGCGGGTTCCGTGCTGGTCAACACGGGGATCTCCGACCTCATCTACTTTCCCTCCGGCCGGTTCACGGACAATTATGCCGATCGCCTCAAGGGAGAGGAACTCAAGGTTCTCCTGGAGAACCTCCGCCGCCGGTTCAGGTATGTGATCGTCGACGCGCCGCCGGCCTTTCCAATGCCGGAGACGGCGGTCCTGGCCCGTCACAGCGATGGTGTTCTGCTGGTGATGAAGTCCGGCCGGGACGGGATGGCCGATCTGGAGCAGGCCCGTGAGGCCCTGGCAGGCGCCAATATCCTGGGAGTCATCCTCAACGGGATCAAAAAGGTGCCGGGTCAGAGATACGGCAACTACGGTTACTACGGGTCCGGCAAGGAGTCCTGACCGATGACTGAAAATCAGGTGGTCGCTTATCACCGCACAACGAATGATAAGCCGGAGGCAGGCAGGTGGCTCGTCCTGGCCACCAAACCGAGGCAGGAGAAGGTCTGCCTAGAGGAGCTCGAGCGGGGCGGCTTTGAGTCCGCCTGCCCCCTGCGCGTCGAATACCGATGGCGCCGCCGCCGGGAGGAAACGGTCCCCCTTTTCCCGGGCTACGTATTCGTCAGGATGAGCTATCCGGATGACTACCACCAGGTCCGGTGGCTCAGGGGTGTTACAAACCTGGTCAGGTTCGGCGATGCCGACCCGCCGGCAGTAAATGACATTGTGATGAAGTTCTTCATCGACGCCATGAACGACGACGGGGTCGTGGAAACCGGGCCTGAAATCGTCGTCGGGAACAAGGTGCAGTTCCTCACCGAATCCATGAGGGGGCTGGTGGGCACGGTGCTCAGGGTCGATTCGGCCGCCCGGCGGGTCCAGGTCCTCATGGAGCTGCTGTACCAGGCGAC comes from bacterium and encodes:
- a CDS encoding class I SAM-dependent methyltransferase, encoding MRWRICADIGCGIGFYTLPMAEKWKNSRQIIAVDRSTPALEELDKRVDSLELTNIQIRQTVSDRIPIDDATVDLVNLGNVYHEVKGRLNFLKEIYRILKPGGTLLVIDWDPEEDLGVGPPVRERVSKGQILQDLAFADFDSVREHFVFVGHYAMTAKRPGKK
- a CDS encoding response regulator; this translates as MKRFKVALIEDNPDHVFLITRTIEGCEDLGELRVFSTAEEALRKLSGGDDNSFVPDFLLVDLKLPGMSGQEFLHRLHSSGELAKMPAFVLTSSDRLKDRLECEELGALGYFLKPLLDDDLDTIIKRLVSADPLRQR
- a CDS encoding sigma-54 dependent transcriptional regulator, producing the protein MENADIFTMGNENSRKAHTLLVIEDDLNIQALLKHTLIGDGYHVMAASDCAEALTQFDRGAVPELIILDLMLPGMSGLEFLELVRRRYPHIKTVVISATEGIDTVVKAMRLGALDYIHKPFKMQEIKVAVNEALQFRELQMELEYLKRKSTFRDEIPFLYNSNSMAEIMETIQQVAATNVPVLVTGESGVGKEVVAREIHQRSQRSQGPFVKVNCAAIPSNLLEGELFGFEKGAFTGAVASKPARFEKAENGTLFLDEIGELAQEIQAKFLHVLQDGAFNRLGSNRMQRSNARIIVATNQDVEELVRSGRFRPDLYFRLNVIRIHIPPLRERRSDIPLLADNFLAINSQKFGKFVSFDDETMEFLMRHDWPGNVRELQNAVSRYVVLGKLVESGQATDVIPVRSSVDTRTAAEPGPDDRQDSPQDDPPEVVSLKQVAREAALKAEREAILRVLEATKWNKSRAAKVLKISYKALLYKIRDCGIDQTDTTG
- a CDS encoding sigma-54 dependent transcriptional regulator, with the protein product MRILIASDNSSVPDYRDWLATDLKAAVEICRDTGDLLRKLRGNPCDCLIFECHRNSWQDVELLGIVRERFPETPVVFVCNSFEEDAVGIMRMGVSDYLVPPLNRQQLVGSIRKLGQAGTGRNIPKETVRHIDSAGEQAPVPEEIVFGGSAKMEALKSVMDKILDADLPVLITGESGTGKEMIAQYIYNRSSRKGPIVKVNCAAIPSELLESELFGYEKGAFTGAYRRKPGKFEVADGGALFLDEISELSYPLQSKLLHVLQDGTFSTLGSTGEVSVDVRIIAATNQDLEECVRNGTFRDDLYFRLNVVHFHIPPLRERLDQLGSLVEYFLDKFSRQYNTRPVRLSPEVQSFLYTYPWPGNIRELENAIRRATVLGGDNLLGHVNGERVKNYGFPGNAVFDSSQRELMGSRADIDVKAGPDQAPAMTPERIDLKKGIDLKRIAKEAALAAEKEAISRVLQQTRWNRKKTAQILQVSYKTLLTKIKRTGLDEG
- a CDS encoding polysaccharide biosynthesis/export family protein, with protein sequence MKANRKIGVVLVLVLCVSLAMGSVGWCEGEASAAQVTGSGDYLVGAGDLIEVIVWKNPDVSGEYRVRPDGKFSMPLIGDILAEGMTTDVVSMQVEKKLQLFIESPYVSAIVRETTSNRIYILGEVARPGVYPVDSTLSVLQALALAGGFTEFADRGRMLLVRGSGADQQKITISYTEILKSSADKGNVVLERGDTLVVP
- a CDS encoding GNVR domain-containing protein; this translates as MQTENTGNEIQKMIEIGWRRKWVILVPFIVISVAVTMYGLYLPNQFRSSSSIFIEPQRVPSDYVRSTVTTDIEDRMRSITQQLTSRTKLLKVIKQLDLYPGMMAEGLPSEMLVTRMRKDLTIEVPDRRDGNFFMVHYIHSDPTRAMLAVSSVVALFIEESLQIRELQAEGTTLFIEEELEKLKTVLEEQEQAIQEYKKSFMGELPDQLDANLRMLDNLQLQLSGNQEAQREVGDRVMLIEREISRLEGQISVATSITNSAGEQQPVTNTTLDQIIGQRDVLRQRVANMEAIYTDRHPDLIAARKELSRLEETLGSVTENLAATDQHPTTPAPVSRIPAYSTEMTNLRRQLNETRPRLSALQEEEANLRRRIVQYQRRVESAPAREQQLLGLTRDYENTKANYDDLLNKKQEARLSENLEKRQKGEKFQILDQANLPEKPFLPNRPKILAMGFAGGLGLGVGLAMLMETLFPAFYSLRQLQGSVHYPIVMGLPYLDAPSERKRHRARRIYVAVGCAAAMVVLLLMVQLFLVDLKVVLQTITFNIKGML
- a CDS encoding CpsD/CapB family tyrosine-protein kinase; amino-acid sequence: MPDQDLSSAISRNLMRESMDLDPARTGAARKFPKPLRLDERMVVYHRPRSIESEYFRFLKSRIEYVLEGQGPTDHGKVILVTGANLGAGKTVCAINLAMVFAKAFGPEVLLMDADSRHTSCQRYLGMSDKELPGFSDVLTLQRRAGSVLVNTGISDLIYFPSGRFTDNYADRLKGEELKVLLENLRRRFRYVIVDAPPAFPMPETAVLARHSDGVLLVMKSGRDGMADLEQAREALAGANILGVILNGIKKVPGQRYGNYGYYGSGKES
- a CDS encoding transcription termination/antitermination NusG family protein — translated: MTENQVVAYHRTTNDKPEAGRWLVLATKPRQEKVCLEELERGGFESACPLRVEYRWRRRREETVPLFPGYVFVRMSYPDDYHQVRWLRGVTNLVRFGDADPPAVNDIVMKFFIDAMNDDGVVETGPEIVVGNKVQFLTESMRGLVGTVLRVDSAARRVQVLMELLYQATIEVPVYQVQVLSRSHCELILREAIPGPVKAVKAASRKGRRGLKEGRKSD